From Podospora bellae-mahoneyi strain CBS 112042 chromosome 3, whole genome shotgun sequence, the proteins below share one genomic window:
- the NCL1 gene encoding tRNA (cytosine-5-)-methyltransferase ncl1 (EggNog:ENOG503NX4H; COG:J; BUSCO:EOG09264FXB), with product MGRGNRGKRGGGRGGRGGRGGSRGGGRDGHRPYQTYPEVVKENKKLETYYNTLLKDLPEDEQTAFWAAYRRELPNSFRFAGSKGHALAVKRLLQTRYIPEITSITHDGVIVEAPKVVPWYPDDLAWMMTTPKNVVRKFPPFAKFQRFLVSETSVGNISRQEVVSMIPPLLMDLKPGMTVLDLCAAPGSKAAQLLEMIHRGEESRIRQVISGFSGDANGAVKSEDKQEDEAARLEADPSDDGRATGMLIANDADYKRSHMLIHQLKRLSSPNMIVTNHDATMYPALRIPNPENPTKPNYLKFDRILADVPCSGDGTLRKNVNLWKDWTPGSALGLHLTQVRILVRALQMLKPGGRVVYSTCSMNPVENESVVAAAIERCGGPDKIEILDCSNELPGLQRKPGMRKWQIMDKSERLWNTWQEVEEYTKSTEDGVTPSRLVESMFPPAEGSDCADLPLDRCMRVYPHQQDTGGFFITALHKKAEFKAKPEENRKQPPVARTNGQSSGATKRPLEEEDEEKDDSSVKKLKVEEETVQDEITPVEELSAPVPEPVPGVAAEVVAAEELKEAEPEVTKTEEAPEDEVKAEEQPSESTTPAVATPATTTEAVPDRKVRQGMGPYEEPFKYLSPDHEVIKDVTKFYKISDRFPTDRYMVRNAMGEPAKAIYYTSALVRDILSLNEGRQVKFVHGGVKMFVKQDAPSAEVCRWRIQSEGMPILHGYIGEERVVVLKKKETLKKLLIEMFPKIAGDEYKKLEEIGERVRDIGLGCCVLRVEPEDPTDEDFNEHMALPLWKSFHSLNLMLPKEDRSAMLLRIYNDTTPIINMGIKKQLPEEDLKEKKGEVVDEEMKDAEEVKQEGEEGEEVKAEDVEVPDAPAAKEVKEEVKEATA from the exons ATGGGTCGCGGAAACAGG GGCAAACGAGGcggcggccgtggtggtcgCGGAGGTCGCGGTGGTAgccgtggaggaggccgCGATGGTCACCGTCCCTACCAGACATACCCCGAGGTCGtcaaggagaacaagaagctCGAGACCTACTACAACACCCTCTTGAAGGACCTGCCCGAGGACGAGCAGACTGCCTTCTGGGCCGCTTACCGGAGGGAGCTTCCTAACAGTTTCCGCTTCGCTGGCTCCAAAGG ACACGCCCTGGCCGTTAAGCGCCTCCTTCAGACGAGATACATCCCCGAGATCACAAGCATCACCCACGATGGTGTCATTGTCGAAGCCCCCAAGGTTGTGCCTTGGTACCCCGACGACCTTGCCTGGATGATGACCACCCCCAAGAACGTTGTTCGCAAATTCCCTCCCTTCGCCAAGTTCCAGCGCTTCTTGGTGTCCGAGACCAGTGTCGGCAACATTAGCAGACAGGAGGTTGTCTCCATGATCCCCCCTCTGCTCATGGACCTCAAGCCCGGCATGACTGTGCTCGATCTTTGCGCTGCTCCCGGTAGCAAGGCTGCTCAGCTTCTCGAGATGATTCACCGCGGCGAGGAGTCCCGTATCCGCCAGGTCATCAGCGGCTTTTCTGGCGACGCCAACGGTGCCGTCAAGTCCGAGGACAAGCAGGAGGACGAGGCCGCCAGACTCGAGGCCGACCCCAGCGACGACGGCAGAGCCACCGGCATGCTCATCGCCAACGATGCCGATTACAAGCGCAGCCACATGCTTATCCACCAGCTTAAACGTCTCTCATCGCCCAACATGATCGTCACCAACCATGACGCCACCATGTATCCTGCCCTCAGAATTCCCAACCCCGAGAACCCAACAAAGCCCAACTACCTGAAGTTTGACCGCATTCTTGCCGATGTCCCCTGCTCCGGTGACGGCACCCTTCGCAAGAATGTCAACCTCTGGAAGGACTGGACCCCCGGCAGTGCTTTGGGTCTCCATCTTACCCAGGTCCGCATTCTCGTCCGTGCCCTGCAGATGCTCAAGCCAGGGGGTCGGGTCGTCTACTCGACCTGCTCCATGAACCCCGTCGAGAACGAGTCCGTTGTTGCCGCTGCCATTGAGAGATGCGGCGGTCCCGACAAGATTGAAATCCTCGACTGCAGCAATGAGCTTCCTGGTCTCCAGCGCAAGCCCGGCATGAGGAAGTGGCAGATCATGGACAAGTCTGAGCGCTTGTGGAACACATGgcaggaggtcgaggagtaCACCAAGTCCACCGAGGATGGTGTCACTCCCAGCCGTCTCGTCGAGTCCATGTTCCCCCCTGCCGAGGGCAGCGACTGTGCTGACCTCCCTCTCGACCGCTGCATGCGTGTCTATCCCCACCAGCAGGATACCGGTGGCTTCTTCATCACTGCTCTCCacaagaaggccgagttcAAGGCAAAGCCCGAGGAAAACAGAAAGCAGCCTCCTGTGGCCAGGACTAATGGCCAGTCCAGCGGCGCTACCAAGAGGCccctggaggaggaggacgaggagaaggatgacTCCAgcgtcaagaagctcaaggttgaagaggagacCGTCCAGGATGAGATTACCCCAGTCGAGGAGCTCTCTGCTCCTGTTCCGGAACCCGTCCCTGGAGTCGCTGCTGAGGTCGTCGCGGctgaggagctcaaggaggccgagccTGAGGTCACCAAGACTGAAGAAGCCCCCGAGGACGAagtcaaggctgaggagcagcCTTCCGAGTCGACCACCCCCGCTGTTGCCACTCCTGCCACTACTACTGAGGCGGTGCCCGATCGCAAGGTCAGACAAGGTATGGGTCCATACGAGGAGCCGTTCAAGTACCTCTCTCCCGATCACGAGGTCATCAAGGACGTCACCAAGTTTTACAAGATCTCAGATCGCTTCCCCACCGATCGGTACATGGTGCGCAACGCCATGGGCGAGCCCGCCAAGGCCATCTACTACACCTCTGCCCTTGTCCGTGACATTTTGTCTCTGAACGAAGGCCGCCAGGTCAAGTTTGTGCACGGTGGTGTGAAAATGTTTGTCAAGCAGGATGCCCCCTCGGCCGAGGTCTGCAGATGGCGTATTCAGTCGGAGGGCATGCCCATTCTTCACGGCTACATCGGCGAGGAGAGAGTGGTCgttctcaagaagaaggagacgcTCAAGAAGCTCTTGATCGAGATGTTCCCCAAGATTGCCGGGGACGAGTACAAGAAGCTTGAGGAGATTGGCGAGAGGGTCCGGGATATCGGTCTGGGCTGCTGTGTTCTCAGAGTCGAGCCGGAAGACCCAACAGACGAGGACTTTAACGAGCACATGGCTCTGCCGTTGTGGAAGAGCTTCCACAGCCTGAACCTGATGCTGCCCAAGGAGGACAGGAGCGCGATGCTGTTGCGGATTTATAATGATACCACGCCTATTATTAATATGGGGATTAAGAAGCagctgccggaggaggacctcaaggagaagaagggggaggtagtggatgaggagatgaaggatgctgaggaggtcaagcaggagggggaggagggggaggaggtgaaggcggAGGACGTTGAGGTCCCCGATGCGCCTGCTGCtaaggaggtgaaggaggaggtcaaggaggctaCTGCTTAG
- the MTG2 gene encoding GTPase of the mitochondrial inner membrane that associates with the large ribosomal subunit (EggNog:ENOG503NXIX; COG:S) codes for MACRGSRGPRVFLPFLYPSIFGPNGSHISRFNLAVHGRRHASTDPSAPAQDDIEYATTRLNPSPDDYSMPNFADKAKLTLHAGPGGHGCISFLREAYMADGPPNGGDGGHGGSIYIQAVHSETSLHKLARRKFARAGRGKSGQGSAKGGQRGEDVILSVPVGTVVREISRDDPEAVEEYLTKKRRKRRRDPVAVEMDEDGEPIEDPDRKKWILYPGMSSSERKRVELPDLPIRDRLLKQPKAPVYLDLSRPTPRPILLAAGGLGGLGNPHFVSKNLRKPMFATRGENAMTMEIEMELKLLADVGLVGLPNAGKSTLLRAVTNSRARVGNWAFTTLQPNIGTVVLDNNKGRPMVKSFKVTAEDVSDDPWAEPAEPELQQRTKFTIADIPGLIEGAHLDRGLGIAFLRHVERAGVLAFVIDLGNGNAVEALKALWLEVGLYAQMREEEEQQREREAAIDWSASAGETMQSDFWTSSGVAKTTTAGAGLHIAGKPWFVVATKGDLPGAQENFAELRDYLAAVTRGDEPHPSGVEGAWIKDCAAIPVSAINGHGVDRVIHWTVGLLDG; via the coding sequence ATGGCCTGCCGGGGCTCTCGAGGCCCGCGGGTGTTTCTTCCCTTTCTTTACCCATCGATATTTGGGCCTAATGGAAGCCACATCTCGCGCTTCAACCTGGCCGTCCATGGCAGGCGACACGCAAGCACTGACccctcagcaccagcacaGGACGACATTGAATATGCGACGACTCGTCTGAACCCCTCTCCCGACGACTACTCGATGCCCAACTTTGCCGACAAGGCCAAACTGACTCTTCATGCTGGACCCGGCGGACATGGCTGTATTTCATTCTTGCGCGAGGCATATATGGCGGACGGGCCTCccaatggtggtgatggaggacaCGGCGGGAGTATCTACATCCAAGCAGTGCACAGCGAAACATCGCTACACAAGTTGGCGCGGAGAAAATTTGCGCGCGCTGGGAGGGGAAAGAGTGGCCAGGGAAGCGCAAAAGGCGGTCAGCGTGGAGAGGACGTGATTCTCAGCGTTCCAGTCGGCACCGTCGTTCGAGAGATCTCCCGTGACGACCCAGAAGCTGTGGAGGAATATTTGACCAAGAAGCGCCGGAAAAGAAGGCGGGACCCTGTTGCagtggagatggatgaggatggagagCCGATTGAAGACCCGGATAGGAAGAAATGGATTCTGTATCCCGGCATGTCATCTTCGGAACGCAAACGGGTTGAGCTACCTGATCTGCCAATTCGCGATCGGCTTCTGAAACAACCAAAGGCACCTGTCTATCTGGACCTCTCTCGACCGACACCTCGTCCCATTCTCTTGGCAGCAGGAGGCCTTGGTGGACTTGGGAACCCACATTTCGTGTCCAAGAACCTGCGCAAGCCCATGTTTGCGACGCGGGGTGAGAATGCCATGACGATGGAAATCGAGATGGAACTCAAGTTGTTGGCAGATGTCGGCTTGGTAGGATTGCCAAACGCCGGAAAGAGCACTCTCTTGCGCGCCGTTACCAACAGTCGCGCTCGCGTGGGGAACTGGGCTTTCACGACGCTTCAGCCAAACATCGGCACAGTTGTCCTCGATAACAACAAGGGTCGACCGATGGTGAAAAGTTTCAAAGTAACTGCAGAAGACGTATCGGACGACCCTTGGGCCGAACCCGCCGAACCGGAACTTCAACAGCGAACCAAGTTCACCATCGCCGATATTCCCGGATTAATTGAGGGAGCTCACTTGGACAGGGGACTTGGAATTGCTTTCCTGCGTCATGTTGAGCGGGCCGGCGTGCTTGCGTTTGTCATCGATCTTGGAAATGGCAACGCAGTCGAAGCACTCAAGGCCTTGTGGCTCGAGGTTGGCTTATATGCACagatgagggaggaagaggaacaGCAACGGGAGCGCGAGGCCGCCATTGACTGGAGCGCGTCGGCCGGAGAGACTATGCAAAGCGACTTCTGGACAAGTTCTGGTGTCGCCAAGACAACCACTGCTGGCGCTGGTCTTCACATCGCAGGCAAGCCATGGTTTGTGGTGGCCACCAAAGGCGACCTGCCAGGTGCGCAGGAAAACTTTGCCGAACTGAGAGACTATCTTGCCGCTGTCACTCGCGGCGATGAGCCTCACCCCAGTGGTGTCGAGGGAGCGTGGATCAAGGACTGCGCTGCCATTCCCGTCAGCGCCATCAACGGCCACGGTGTAGACAGGGTTATCCATTGGACAGTTGGTTTGCTCGATGGGTGA